The Alteromonas stellipolaris genome includes a region encoding these proteins:
- the fkpB gene encoding FKBP-type peptidyl-prolyl cis-trans isomerase has translation MTDNLIIGSDSEVILHFDLKLEDGSAADSTRVNNKPAKMVMGDGSLTPNFEACLLGLQKGEKKSFTLAANDAFGEPNPNNIHYMDRSRFGADLEIQEGAILAFSQPDGSEIPGIIRSVAGDSITVDFNHPLAGQTVIFDVEIVDVKAAPTPEGDQ, from the coding sequence ATGACCGACAACCTTATTATTGGTTCTGACAGCGAAGTTATACTTCACTTTGATTTAAAACTTGAAGATGGCTCAGCCGCTGACAGCACCCGTGTAAACAATAAGCCTGCGAAAATGGTAATGGGTGACGGTAGTCTTACCCCCAACTTTGAAGCTTGCTTATTAGGGCTTCAAAAAGGTGAAAAGAAATCATTTACGCTAGCTGCGAACGATGCCTTTGGTGAGCCTAACCCAAATAATATCCATTACATGGATAGAAGCCGATTTGGTGCTGATTTAGAAATTCAAGAAGGTGCTATTCTTGCATTTTCTCAGCCAGATGGCTCAGAAATACCCGGTATTATCAGAAGTGTAGCGGGCGACTCTATCACGGTTGATTTTAACCACCCATTAGCTGGGCAAACGGTTATTTTCGATGTTGAAATAGTTGATGTGAAAGCCGCACCTACTCCAGAAGGTGACCAGTAA
- the lspA gene encoding signal peptidase II translates to MLNTSADTKPKLFSETGLRFLWITLIAFVLDQVSKYAVLGGMSLYQSIEVLPFFNLTYVHNYGAAFSFLDSAGGWQRWFFTAIATVVSVVILWWLKQSPKNQTLLPVAFSFILGGALGNVYDRLVHGYVIDFLDFHVNNMHWPAFNIADSAIFIGAALLIIDMFKNGEKHKSADSANTSKQ, encoded by the coding sequence ATGCTTAATACTTCGGCGGATACCAAGCCTAAGCTATTCAGTGAAACCGGTTTACGGTTTCTTTGGATAACCCTAATTGCTTTCGTGCTCGACCAAGTTAGTAAGTACGCAGTGTTAGGCGGTATGTCACTTTATCAATCAATAGAGGTATTACCGTTTTTCAATTTAACGTACGTACATAATTATGGCGCAGCGTTTAGCTTTCTTGATAGTGCCGGTGGCTGGCAGCGATGGTTTTTTACTGCCATCGCGACTGTTGTCAGTGTGGTTATTTTATGGTGGTTGAAACAATCGCCTAAAAACCAAACCCTGTTGCCTGTCGCCTTTTCTTTTATATTAGGTGGCGCGCTAGGTAATGTGTACGATCGTTTAGTGCATGGGTACGTTATCGATTTTCTCGATTTTCACGTAAACAACATGCACTGGCCTGCCTTCAATATTGCCGATAGCGCTATATTTATTGGTGCAGCCCTTTTAATTATTGATATGTTCAAGAACGGTGAGAAGCATAAAAGCGCCGATTCAGCCAATACGTCAAAGCAGTAA
- the ispH gene encoding 4-hydroxy-3-methylbut-2-enyl diphosphate reductase produces MQIHLANPRGFCAGVDRAITIVERALEIFEPPIYVRHEVVHNKFVVDGLRERGAIFVDELHEVPDNCIVIFSAHGVSQAVRKEAENRGLKVFDATCPLVTKVHMEVTRASKTGTECILIGHAGHPEVEGTMGQYSNNEGGIYLVESEADVATLEVKDAKNLYYCSQTTLSVDDTADVIDALRERFPDIQGPRKDDICYATQNRQDAVRDLSQDCQVLLVVGAQNSSNSNRLRELAEKIGAKAHLIADANCIQESWLEGVEHIGVTAGASAPEVLVQGVVDRLKAWGAVSASERAGREENVEFAVPKELRVKQVS; encoded by the coding sequence ATGCAAATTCATCTCGCTAACCCTCGTGGCTTTTGTGCCGGTGTAGACAGAGCCATCACTATTGTAGAAAGAGCGCTCGAAATATTTGAGCCGCCTATCTATGTTCGCCATGAAGTCGTTCACAATAAATTTGTGGTAGATGGGCTACGTGAGCGTGGCGCTATTTTTGTAGATGAATTGCATGAAGTGCCCGATAACTGCATTGTTATCTTTTCTGCCCATGGGGTTTCTCAAGCAGTAAGAAAAGAAGCTGAAAATCGAGGCTTAAAGGTATTTGACGCTACTTGTCCGTTGGTGACTAAAGTGCATATGGAAGTGACCCGTGCGAGTAAAACAGGCACTGAGTGTATTTTGATTGGCCATGCAGGGCACCCTGAAGTAGAGGGTACGATGGGGCAGTACAGTAACAATGAGGGTGGGATTTACCTTGTTGAGTCTGAGGCTGATGTGGCGACCCTTGAAGTGAAGGACGCCAAAAACCTCTATTACTGTAGCCAAACGACGTTGTCAGTTGATGACACCGCAGATGTCATTGATGCATTACGTGAACGTTTCCCTGATATTCAAGGGCCTCGTAAAGACGATATTTGCTATGCCACACAAAATCGTCAAGACGCCGTGCGGGATTTGTCTCAAGACTGCCAAGTATTATTGGTAGTGGGTGCGCAAAATAGCTCAAATTCAAATCGCTTACGTGAGCTAGCCGAAAAGATTGGTGCAAAAGCGCACTTAATTGCCGATGCGAATTGCATTCAGGAAAGCTGGCTTGAAGGCGTTGAACACATAGGTGTGACTGCCGGAGCTTCAGCACCTGAGGTGCTAGTGCAAGGCGTGGTTGATAGGCTTAAAGCATGGGGTGCGGTATCTGCCTCTGAACGTGCAGGCCGAGAAGAAAATGTTGAATTCGCGGTTCCCAAAGAGCTTAGAGTTAAACAAGTAAGCTAA